GGGCGGTGCGCACCTACACCACCATGACCGTGGGCGACGGGCTGGTGAGCCAGATGCCGGCCCTGATCATCTCCACGGCCGCGGGCATCCTGGTGACCCGGGCCGGGAGCCAGTCGAACCTGGGCGAGGTCCTTCCCCGGCAGTTGGGGCAGGTGCCCGAGGCCCTGGGCGTGGCGGGCGGGGTGCTGCTGGTGCTGGGGGTGGTGCCCGGGCTGCCGTTCTTCCCGTTCGCGGTGTTGGCCGCGGTGCTGGGGGGCACGGCCTACAGCCTGAAGAGGGTGCGCGGGGCCGAGGCCCGTCGGAAGGAGGAGGCGGCGCGCCAGGAGGCGGAGAAGGTGCCGGCGGCCCCGCCCGGCCCGGAGGACGTGACCCCCCTGCTCCAGGTGGACGTGCTGGAGCTGGAGGTGGGGTACGGCCTGCTGCACCTGGTGGACGCGGCCCAGGGGGGGGACCTGCTGGAGCGGATCCGGTCGATCCGTCGGCAGATCGCCCTGGAAGCGGGCATCGTGGTGCCCCCGATCCGCATCCGCGACAACCTCCAGCTGCGGCCGGGGGAGTACATGATCCTGATCAAGGGGATCGAGGTCGCCCGGGCGGAGCTGAAGGAGGGGTACCTCCTGGCCATGAATCCGGGGCTGGGGGAAGAGGGGCTCGACGGCATCCCCACCAAGGAGCCGGCCTTCGGGCTCGACGCCCTGTGGATCCGGGATGAGCTGCGGGAGGAGGCCCAGATCAAGGGATACACGGTGGTGGACCACTCCACCGTCATCGCCACCCACCTGACCGAGATCATCAAGCAGAACGCCCACGAGCTGCTGGGGCGCCAGGAGACCCAGAACCTGTTGAACGTGGTCAAGGAGCAGGCCCCGGCCCTGGTGGAGGAGCTGGTGCCCGGGCTGCTGCCGCTGGGCGTGGTGCAGAAGGTGCTCCAGAACCTGCTGCGGGAGCGGGTGAGTATCCGCGACCTGCGCACCATCCTCGAGACCCTGGCCGACTACGCGCCGGTCACGAAGAACCCAGAGCCCCTCACCGAGTACGTCCGTGCTGCCCTGCGGCGGGCCATCACCAAGCAGTACCAGGACGCCGACGGAAAGCTCCCGGTCATCGCCCTGGACCACCGCCTCGAGGAGACCCTGCTCGCGGCGGTGCAGAGGACCGAGCACGGGTCGTTCCTGTCCCTGGAGCCGTCGGTGGCCCAGCAGGTGCTCACGGCGCTGGGCCGGGCGGCCGAGGCCGCCACCCTGGAGAACCTGGTGCCGGTGGTGCTGACCTCGCCGGCCCTGAGGCTGCCGCTGCGGAAGCTCACCGAGCGGGTGCTGCCGAGCCTGGTGGTGCTGAGCCACAACGAGGTGGAGGGCCCGATCCGAACGATCCGGATGGTGAGCCTTGAAAGTTAGGAAGTTCCAGGCCGTGGACATGGCCGAGGCCCTCCGCAAGATCAAGGAGGAGCTCGGGCCGGACGCCGTGATCCTGTCGACCCGGCAGGTCAAGCCGGGCAAGGGGGTGTTCGGCCTGCTGGGCCGCCCGATCCTCGAGGTGACGGCCGCGGCAGACCTGGACGGCCTGGCGCGCAAGGCCGCGCCGCCCGGCGCGCTGGGCCGCGCCGCCTCCCCCCGACCGGAGCCCGCCCGCCCGGGCGGTGCCGACTCGGGGGCGATCCTGGCCCTCCAGGCCGACATCGACAGCCTCAGGGAGGAGCTCGACCTCCTGGCCCGTCGGCCCCGCCGCACGCCCGTGGACGGGGTGGCCTCCGAGGTGCGGGGCCTGGTGGCCAAGGTGGAGCGGTTGCTGGAGGAGACGGCCCGGTTCGAGCGGCTGCGCCTGGCCCCGGGGCTGCGCCGGCTCCACGACCACCTGGAGGCGATCGACGTGGACCCGGCCCTGGCGGCACGGGTGCTGGGGTTCCTCCAGCAAAAGGTGGACCAGGGCGCGGTGGCGGCCGGCCGCGAGGTGGCCGCGTTCCGGGAGCTGGTGTCCCGCACGGTGCGGGTGTCGGGCCCGTTGCGTCCCGGCGACGGCCGGCCCCGGGTGGCGGTGTTCGTGGGCCCCACCGGGGTGGGCAAGACCACCACCGTGGCCAAGCTGGCGGCCCGGTTCGCCCTGCAGGACGGCCGCCGGGTGGGCCTGCTGACCGTGGACACCTTTCGGATCGCGGCGGTGGAGCAGCTCAAGACCTACGCCAACATCATGGGCGTGCCGCTGCGGGTGGCCCTGGACCGGGGGTCGTTCTTGGACGCGGTCGAGGGATTTTCGGACCGGGATCTGGTGCTCGTGGACACCGCGGGCCAGAGCCCCCGGGACGAGGAGAGCCTTGTCGAGCTGCTGGAGCTCCTTCCGCCCGGCGTGGAGACCGAGGTGTACCTGGTGTTGGCGGTGACGACCCGGGGCCGGGACCTGGAGCGGATCCTGCGCCACTACGCGCTGCTCGAGCCGGCCCGGCTCCTGCTCACCAAGCTGGACGAGACCGACTGCCACGGGCCGCTCCTGGGGCTGCCGCTGGTCTCCCGGCTGCCCCTGAGTTACCTGACCACGGGCCAGAACGTGCCCGATGACATCGAGGAGGCCACGCCCGCGGGCGTGGCGGCGTACCTGGTGCGGGGGCTGGAGGGGGCGTCGTGAGGGACCAGGCGCAACGGCTCCGGCAGATGGCCACCGAGCGGGCCGGCCCCGCCCCCACGGACGGCGCCCGGGTCCTGGCCGTGACCAGCGGAAAGGGGGGGGTCGGGAAGACGAGCCTGGTGGCCAACCTGGCCGTGTCGCTGTCGGGCCGAGGCCGTTCGGTCACCGTGCTGGACGCGGACTTCGGGCTGGCCAACCTGGACATCCTGCTGAACCTGAACCCCTCCCGGAACCTGGGGCACCTGCTGCGGGGCGAGGCCCCGGCCGAGGAGATCCCGGTGGAGGTGGTGCCGGGGTTTCGGGTCATTCCCGGGGCCTCGGGGGTGGGGGAGATGGCCGACCTGGACCCGGCCCAACGGGCGAGGCTGGTGCACGAGGCGGGCCGCCTGGCCGCGGGCGCGGAGTTCTTTCTGATCGACACGGCGGCCGGCATCGGCCGAAACGTGGTGGACCTGTGCGCGGCGGCAGGGGAGGTGTGGGTGGTGACCAACGCCGAGCCCACGGCGCTCACCGACGCCTACGGGTTGATCAAGGTGCTGTGGAGCCGGGATCCAGACGCCCGGGTGGCCGTGGTGGTGAACGGCGTGGCCGACGAGGCGTCGGCCCGGGCGATCCACGACCGGCTCGACCGGGTGGTCCAGCGGTTCCTGGGCCGGAGGGTGGGCTGGGCCGGGTTCGTGGTCCACGACGACCACGTGCGACGGGCCGCCCTGCGCCAGGTGGCGTTCGTGACGGCGTACCCGCGGTGCCCCGCGTCCCGGTGCGTGGCGGCCCTGGCCGACAGGCTGCTGGGACGAGACGGGGGCGCGGCGGGCGGGGTGACCCGGTTCTGGCAGCGGCTCGCGGCCGGGGGGGCGCGATGATCGCCGGGCGGCTCTGGCCGGGCCGCGGTGGGTTCGCCCTGGTCTTGGCCGTCTCGGCCGTGCTGGGGGCGGCCGTGCCGAGCCGGGCGGTGGTGCTCGCCCGGGTGGAACCGGGCTGGAGCCCGTTCCTGCGAGCCGGCCCGCCCCCGGGCCGGGAGGCCCTGTGGGCCGAGGCGGGCCGCACCCTGGCGGAGGATCCGGCGCGGGTGGCCCGGGTGGTGGGGAAGGCGGCCGCGGCAGCCGGGGCTCCGGCGCAGTTGCGGGGGCTGTGGGCCGACGCCCTGTACCTGGCCGGACGCGACACCCTGTGGCAGGCGGAGCGGGTGTACCGGACTCTCGTGAAGGAGGAGCTGGACGCCGAGCAGACCGCGTGGTGCTGGTTTCAGTTGGGGAACGTGCAACGAATCCAGGGGTTTCCGGAGGCGGCGGCCGTGTCCTACGAGCAGGCGGTCCCCGGCAGTCGCGAGCCGTGGCAGCGGGCCCTGCGGTTCGACCGGGCCGCCCTGGCGCTGGAGGCGGGCCGGATCCCCGAGGCGGTCGCGGCCTGGAGGGCCTGGGTCCGTGCGTACCCCCGGGCGCCCGGCCGGGTGGTGGGGCTGTACCTGTGGGGGGAGAGCCTGTGGCGGGCGGGAGCCGAGGCCGAGGCCGTGGAGCGGTTCCGGCAGGCCCGCAGGCTCGACCCGGACGGGTGGCGGGTCCGGACCGAGACGGCCCGGGCGATGGCCGAGGCGTTCGAGGCGGCGGGTGACGTGGATGCCGCGGCGGACGTCCTGGAGGCGGTGGCCCGCCTACACCCCGGCACGGCCGATGGGGCGGAGGCGCTCCTGGCCGTGGGGGCCCTGTGGACCAAGGAAGGGCGGGTGGAGCGGGCGGCGGCCGCCTACGCCCGCCTGCTGGACGGCCCGGCCCCGGCCGAGGCGGCCCGGGAGGCCCGGCTTCGGCTGGCCCTGCTGGGGGTTCGGTTCGCCGAGCGGGTGGAGCTGACCGAACCGTACCCCGCGTACCGGTGGTTCTACCGGCCGCGGCCGGTGTTGGAGGATCTGGCCGGGGGACGGGACCCCCTGGCGGCCCAGCGGGCTCTGGAGGGGTTGGCCGAGCTGGCCCGGTCCGATGGGGATGCCCAAGCAGCCCTGGGGTTCCTGGAGCGGGTGTTCCGGGACTACCCCGAGAGCCCCGAGTCCGGCCGGGCCTACGAGGCGTTCGTGTCGTTGCTGGAGGCCCGGGTGGCGGAGCTGGTCCGGGACGGGGATCCGGCGGCCGGACTGCTGCTGTTCGAGCGGTTTCGCGGGTCCGCCGGGTGGGTGGCCACCCGGGACCTCGGCGCCCTGGTCTGGGAGGCGGCCCGGGCGGCCGAGGCGTTGGGGGCGTGGGATCGGGCGCTGGAGCTCTACGGCGAGGTCAAGGCCATGGGAAGCCGGGCCGTGCCCGCCCGGCGGGCCGAGGCGGCGGCCCTGCGCCTCCGGGCCCGCGAGGGGGACCCGGACGCGGTGGCCCGTTGGGCCGCGGAGCGGCCGCGGGACTGGCGGGCCCAGCTGGCCCTGGCCCGGGTGCGGGCGGACGAGGGGGATCGGTCCGGAGCCCTGGAAGCGTTCCGGCGGGCCTTGGCCCGGGCCCCGGACGACGCCGCCCGCTACGCGGTGCGGATCGAAATGGACCGGGTGGGGCGGGGCGAGGCCCGAACCCAGGATCTGTTCCGGGCCTGGAAGGCCCGCCGGGAGCTGTGGCAGAAGTTGGCGGCCGAGGGGGGGCGCGACCTGCCCGCCCCGAGCCCGGTGGCGGGGGGGCGGTTGGCCTTCGCCCTGGGCCGGTACGGCGAGGCCCTGAGCCTGCTGCCGGCGAAGGGGGGCGAGCCGGTGGACCGGCTGTTCCGGTCGGTGTCGGCCCTGCGGACCGGGGACGGCTCCGGGGCCCGGGCCGCGTGGGTCGACCTGGCCGAGACCGAGGACCCGGTGGCGTCCGGGGCGGCCCGGGCGCTGGCCGGGGCCGAAGCGCTTCTGACCCGGGAGGGGAAGCCGTGACCGCGGTGCCGGAGGAGCTCCGGGAAGCGATGCTGCGGTTCCAGGAGGCCACCGAGCGGCTCCAGGGGTCGTACGCCAGGCTCCAGGACGAGGTGCGGGAGCTCCGCAGGCGGCTGGAGGCGAAGGACCGGGAGCTGGACCGCTCCCTGGCGGAGAGGGCCCGTCTCACCAACTACCTGGAGCACCTGCTGGAGAGCGTGCCCAGCGGGGTGGTGGCCGTGGACCCCGAGGGCCGGATCTCGACCCTGAACCGGGCCGCCCAGGAGATCACGGGGTTCGGGCCGGAGGCCGTGGGGAAGCCGTTCTCCCACGTGTTCCGGTTCGAGGAGCCGGCCGAGGCCGATCTCGACGCCCTGGAGGCGGTGTCCCGGCCGGTCGTCACCCTGCACCGGAGCGACGGTCGCCGGGTGCTGCTGGGGCTTCGGGTGTCGCCGTTCCGCGGGGAGGCCGGGGAGGTGCTGGGGCGGGTGGTGGTGTTCCAAGACGTGACCCGCCTGCGTCGGCTCGAGGAGCAGGAGGAGCGGAACCGACGGCTGGTGGCCATGGGCCAGATGGCCGCCGGCATCGCCCACGAGATCCGGAACCCCCTGGGCAGCCTGGAGCTGTTCGCCCACCACCTGGTGGAGGAGCTGCGGGGCACGGCCCACGAGGACCTGGCCGGCCAGGTGCTCAAGGGACTCCAGAACCTCTCCCGGATCACGGGGAACCTGCTTCTCTTCGCGCGGCAGGTGGAGCCGCGGTGCCAGACGGTGGACCTGAGGGAGGTGGTCGCCGAGGCGGCCCTCTACGCCCGGTCGGCGATCCGGGCCAAGGGCGCGCGCCTGGAGGAGGACCTCCGGCCGGCGCCGGTCCTGGCGGACCCGGATCTGGTCCGCCAGGCCCTGCTGAACGTGCTCCTGAACGCGGCCCAGGCCGTGGACTCGGGGGGGCGGGTACGGGTGGAGTGCGCTCCGGTGGACTCCGAGGAGCCCCCGGCGGTCCGGGTGGCCGTGTGGGACGACGGGCCGGGCGTGCCGGAGGCGGAGCGGGAGCGGATCTTCGACCCGTTCTACACCACCCGGGCCCGGGGGGTGGGGCTGGGGCTCGCCATCGTGCAGCGGATCGTGGCGGCCCACGGCGGCTGGGTGGCGGTGGACGGCTCCCCCTGGGGAGGGGCCCGGTTCACCCTGTCGTTCCCGGCGGAACGGCCGGGAGCCACGCCCCCCGAACCATGAGACGGGGGCCCAGGGGCGGGCTTGTGCCTGGAGTATTCGGGGAGCGAAGAGGTTTTTTGCCTCCCAGCTTTCCAGCTTCCTAGCCTCCGAACGGAGACTCCTCGGTGAGCGACGCGAGACATCTACTGGTGGTGGATGACGATCCGGACATGCGCCTGGCCCTGGAGCTCACCCTGCGCAAGGCCGGGTACCGGTGCACCCTGGCCGCGGACGGGCAGGAGGCGCTGGATCTGCTGCGGCGCCAGGGGTTCGATCTGGTGGTGACGGATTTGCGCATGCCCCGGGTGGGGGGGATCGAGCTGCTGGAGCGGATGAGCGCGGCCGCGCCCCACACCCCGGCGCTGGTGATCACGGCCCACGGCTCCGTGGACGCGGCCGTGGAGAGCATGAAGCGGGGTGCGGTGGACTTCCTGCAGAAGCCGTTCGGCCCAGACGTGCTGCTGGCCAAGGTGTCGGCGGTGCTGGGGCGGCCGGCGGCCCCCAGGCGGGGCAGGCCCCGGACGCCGTTCGTGGCCGAGGATCCGGCCATGGAGCGGGTGCTGAGCCTGGTGGAGGCGGCCGCAGCCACCCGGGCCACCGTGCTGATCACCGGCGAGAGCGGCACGGGGAAGGAGGTGGTGGCCCGCAGGATCCACGAGCTCTCCCCGTGGGCCGAGGGGCCGTTCGTGGGGGTGAACTGCGCCGCGATCCCGGCCAACCTCATGGAGAGCGAGCTGTTCGGCCACGAGAAGGGCGCGTTCACCGGGGCCACCGAGGCCCGGCCCGGCCGGTTCGAGCAGGCCCAGGGCGGGACCCTGCTGCTGGACGAGGTGAGCGAGATGGAGCCGGCGCTCCAGGCCAAGCTCCTGCGGGTGCTCCAGGAGCGGGAGGTGGAGCGGGTGGGGGGGCGCAAGACGATCCCTTTGGAGCTGCGGGTGGTGGCCACCACCAACCGGGACCTGCCCGAGGAGGTGCGCCGGGGCCGGTTCCGGGAGGACCTGTACTACCGGCTCCAGGTGATCCCGATCCAGGTGCCGCCCCTGCGGAGCCGTCGTCGGGACATCCTGCCCCTGGCCAGACATTTCCTGGCCGCCGCCTGCCGGGCGTACGGGTTGGAGGAGGCCACCCTCACGGCGGCCGCGGAGAAGGCCCTGCTGGCCCACGACTGGCCGGGCAACGTACGGGAGCTGCAGAACGCGGTGGAGCGGGCGGCCGTGATCTGCCGGGGTGGGCCGGTGGGGCCGGAGCACCTGTTCCTGGAGGAGGCCGCGGTCCGACCGGACGGCGGGATCCGGGTCGACGGCACCCTGGACGAGATGGAGCGGAAGATCATCCTCGCCGCGTACGCCCAGCACGGCCACAACAAGAAGGCCACGGCCCGGGCCCTGGGCATCAATGTGAAGACCCTGCGGGCCAAGCTCCGGGCCTACGGGGTGGAGGGGGCGGAGCCGGGGGGAGAGGGCTGAACCCTCCGGGGGGAGAAACCGGACCCGTGGGCGTGGCGGGCGCGGTGCGCAGGGGGCGCGTTTCGGGGGCTCGGAACCGGCTTCCGGCCGGAAGGGGGTCGGTGGCCCCGTCCTTGCAGGGCTTCGAGCCCGCGGGCATCGGAGGAATCGAGCGACGCGGAGGAGACGAGGTGGGTTTTCTTCGGGCGATGGACGGGGTGGTGGGGCCGCTGGTGGAGGAGCTGCGCTACCGTCAGCGCAGGCAGGCGATGCTGGCCGCCAACGTGGCCAACGCGGACACGCCGGGATACCGGGCCCTGGACGTGCGGTTCGACCGGGCCATGGCCCGCCACGGGCTGCGGCTGGCCACCACCCATCCGCGCCATCTCGGCGGCGCCCGGGCTTCCGGCCGGCAGACGGTGGTGGCGGCGAGGGGGACGCCCCGGCGGGACGGAAACGACGTGGACATCGACCGGGAGATGGCGAAGATCGCGCAGAACCAGATCGAGTACCAGTTCCTGACGCGGATGCTCGGCAGCCGGTTCCGCAAGCTCAAGGAAGCGATCACAGGGAGGCCGACGCCATGAACGGATGGTTCCGGGTGATGGACGTGTCCGCCTCGGCCCTGGCGGCCCAGAGGGCCCGCATGGAGGCCGTGGCGTCGAACCTGGCCAACGCCGAGACCACCCGCACCCCCGAGGGGGGGCCGTACCGGCGGCGGGACGTGGTGTTCGAGGCCACCCCGGTGGCCGGAACCTTCGACGACGTGTTGGCCGGGGCCGTGCGGGGGGTTCGGGTGGTGGACGTGGCGGTGGACCAGAGCCCGCCGCGGCTGCGTTACGAGCCGGGCCACCCCGACGCCGACGCCCAGGGGTTCGTGGCCTACCCCAACGTGGAGGTGCCGGTGGAGATGGTGAACCTGCTGAGCGCGGCCCGGTCGTACGAGGCGAACGTCACCGCGATCGAGGCCACCAAGAACATGCTGTTGCGGGCCCTGGAGATCTGACGAACGGCCCGGAAGGGAGATGGCCATGGTGAAGGAGATCGCAGGGGTCGGCATGCCCCAGGCCGCCGAGTCCAAGGCCGCGACCGGAGCCAAGCCGGCCAAGGACTTCGGCGAGTTCCTGGCCGAGAGCCTGGAGAAGGTCGACACCCTCCAGCAGGAGGCGGACGCGGCCGTGACCCGGGCCGCCCAGGGCGAGGGCGACATCCAGGAGGCCATGGTGGCCGTGGAAAAGGCCGACGTGGCGTTCAAGCTCATGATGGAGGTGCGCCAGAAAATCCTGGACGCGTACCAGGAGATCATGCGGATGCAGGTGTGACCGGCCACGGGCGCGCAATTGCCACTGGAAATTCGGCCGCAGAACCCGGAAACTAAGGGAGAGAAAGCCGAACCGAACCCAGGAATCCGGATGAGAGCCTAGTCCATGGCCTTTTGGGACGCCGGCCTGGCCCAAGCGCGGGAGCTGTGGGGCAGGCTCACCGCAACCCAGCGGCTCACCCTGGTGGGGGTGACCGCTGCCCTCCTGGCCGGCCTCGCAGCCTTGATGCTGTGGGCCGGTACGCCCGAGTACACCCTCCTGTTCAGCCGCCTCACCCCCGAAGACGCCTACCAGGTCGTGGAGAAGCTGAAGGCCGAGGGAGTCCCCTACCGTCTCGAGTCGGGGGGCACGGCCGTGTTCGTGCCCGCGGACCGGGTGTACGAGATCCGGCTCCAGTTGGCCGGCGAGGGGATCCCCCAGGGGGGGCTGGTGGGGTACGAGATCTTCGATCGGTCGAGCTTCGGCATGACCGACTTCGCCCAGCGGGTCAACTACGCCCGGGCGCTGGAGGGAGAGCTGACGCGCACCATCCGGCACATGGAGGGGGTGCAGGGGGCCCGGGTCCACCTGGTGCTGCCCGAGAAGAAGCTGTTCGAGACCGAGAAGGAGCCGGCTTCGGCGTCGGTGGTGCTCCAGCTGGCTCCCGGCCGGGCCCTCACCGCCAAGCAGGTGCGCGGCGTGGTGTACCTGGTGTCGTCGAGCGTGGAGGGGCTGTCGCCCGAGCGGGTCACCGTGGTGGACACCCGGGGCAACGTGCTGTACCGGCAGGAGGGCGACGAGCCCGGGTTCCTGGCCGCCAGCCAGCTGGAGTACAAGCGGGCGTTCGAAAAGGACATGGAGCGCCGGGTCCGGGACCTGCTGGAGCGGGTGATGGGCGCGGGCAGCGCGGTGGTCCAGGTGGCGGCCGAGTTTGACTTCTCCCGGGTGGAGGAGACGGCCGAGACCTACGATCCCGAGGGCGTGGCGGTCCGGAGCGAGGAGCGGGTGAGCGAGACCACCACGGGCCCGACCGGCCCGGCCGGGGTGCCGGGGGTGGCGTCCAACGTGGGGCAGGGGCCCACGGCGCAGGCGGGGGGCAAGGGGGGCGGGTCGAGCCGGGAGACCGAGACGGTCAACTACGAGGTCTCCAAGCGGGTCACCCGGATGGAGAAGGGGCCCGGCACCCTGAAGCGTCTGTCGGTGGCGGTGGCCGTGGACGGCACGTACCGGGAGGGGGAGAACGGGCGGGAGTTCGTGCCCCGGTCGGACGAGGAGCTGGCCCGGCTCAAGGCGCTGGTGGAGAAGGCGGTCGGGGCTGACCCCCAGCGGGGGGACGCGGTCGAGGTGACCAGCATCCCGTTCCAGCCGGGGGAGGTGGAGGTGGCCCGGGCCGGCCCGTGGTGGACCTCGCCCGAGCTCCTTCCGTACGTGCGCTACGGACTGATCCTCGTGCTGGCCGTGCTGGTGGTGTTCGGGGTGCTCAAGCCGTTGGTGCGGTGGCTCACCCGCGCGCCCGAGGCCCCCGAGATCACCGAGCCGCTCACCGTGGCCGAGATGGAGAAGCGGCTCGAAGAGGAGGCCGAGGAGGAGGTTCGTATCGAGGAGGAGGCCCCGACGGAAACGGTGCGCCGCGAGCTGCTGAAACAGCGCCTGTTGGAGATGATCCGACGGGAGCCCGATGTGGCGGCCCAGCTGATCCGAAGCTGGCTGACGGAGGACTGAGCGTTGGCACAGGACGTCCAAGAGATCCCGGGGCTCCGCAAGGCGGCGATCCTCCTGGTGGCCCTGGGGGAGGAGGCCTCGGAGGCCCTGTTCCCGCACCTGCGGGACGAAGAGATCCAGGAGATCACCCGGGAGGTGGCCGTGCTCGAGAAGGCCAGCCCGGAAGAGGCCGAGGCGGTGATCGAGGAGTTCCACACCCTGGCCCTGGCCCGATCCTACGTGCTCCAGGGGGGGGTGGAGTTCGCCAAGAAGATCCTGCGCAAGAGCCTGCCCCCCGAGAGGTGCCGAGAGATCCTGGACCGGCTGGTGAAGTATCTGGACCAGGGCCCCGGGTTCCAGAACCTGCGCAAGGCGGACCCCCGGCTGCTCAGTAAGATCATCCAGAAGGAACACCCCCAGACCATCGCGTTCATCCTGTCGCACCTGGACGCGGCCAAGGCCGCCCACGCCATCTCGAGCCTGCCGAGCGAGCTGCAGGTGGAGGTGGCCCGGAGGATGGCGAGCCTGGAGGAGATCAGCCCCGAGGTGGTGAAGAAGGTCTCGGAGATCCTGGACAAGAAGATCGCCTCCATGGCCGGCTCGTCCATCGAGGTCCAGGGGGTGAAGACCGTGGCCGAGATCCTGAATCGGATGGGCCGCACCGAGTCCAAGAACATCCTGGACCGCATGGAGCAGGAGAACCCCGAGCTCGCCGCCCACATCCGGCAGCTCATGTTCGTGTTCGACGACATCCAGTACCTGCCCGACAAGGCGATCCAGGAGATCCTGAAGCGGGTCGACAAGAACGCCCTGGTGGTGGCCCTGAAGGGCGCGAGCCCCGAGCTCCGGGAGAAGTTCTTCCGGAACATGAGCTCCCGGGCCGTGGAGACCCTCAAGGAGGAGATGTCCTTCCTGGGGCCGGTCCGGGTGAGCGAGGTCACCGAGGCCCAGTCCACGATCACCGAGATCGTGCGCCAACTCGAAGAGGAAGGGGTGGTCGTGCTCGCCGGGGGCGATGAGGACGAGTACATCTGAGCCGCACCCCCTGCGGCAACCCGCCGCTCCGGCCCGATCGGGTCGGCCCCCCCCACACGAAGACAAGGGACCGGTCCCCATGGGCGAAAAGTCCTCCCCCCCGATTCGACCGTTTCGATGGGCCGACCTGGAGGCCGATTCCGTCGGCGCCGAGGGGCCGCAGGCCGCCCGGGGGGACGGGGTGCGTCGGTTCGAGCCCCAGGCCTTCGAAGATCGCGCCGACGAACCGCGGGGCAGCGAGGGATCGGCCGACCCCCGGGCGCCCGCCGACGGGGCGGCCCCCCCGGATCCCCTGGCGCGGGCCCGGGAGGAGGCCGAGCAGATCCTGCTGCGGGCCCGGGAGGAGGCCGGCAGGATCCGGGCCGCCGCCCGGGAGGAGGGGATCCGGCAGGGCCGGGAGGAGGCCCGGGCCGAGGCGGCCGAGCGGGCCGAGGCCCTGGAGGCCCTGCTGAGGGAGCTGGCCGGGTGGAAACCCCGGCTGTACGAGGAGGCTCGGGCCCAGGTGCTGGAGCTGGTTCTGGAGCTGGTGCGAAAGATGCTGGGGCCGCTCTCCGAACAGTGTGAAGGGACCGTGGTGCACGTGGTGGGGCGGGCCCTCCAGGCCCTGGCCGACCGGGAGCAGGTCACGGTGCGCGTGCACCCCACCGACCTGGAGGCGGTGGTGGAGGCCAAACCGACCCTGCTGGAGGCCGTGGACGGGATCCGCCAGCTCACCGTGGTGGAGGACCCGTCGGTGGGCCGGGGAGGGTGCCGGGTCCAGACGCCCACGGCGGAGATCGACGCCCGGCTGGACACCCAGCTCGAAGAGCTGGTCCGCGTGCTGCGGGGCGCCTGATGGGGTTGGACTTCGCGGCCGAGATCGAGGCGGTCCGCGAGGCGGACCTGCTGCGGCCCTACGGCAAGGTGCTGCAGGTGGTGGGCATGGTGGTGGAGGCCTCCGGCCCGGCGGCCCCGGTGGGGGACATCTGCCTCGTGTACCCGGAACAGGGGGGGCTCGAGCGGGACCGGGCGATCCCGTGCGAGGTGGTGGGGTTCCGGGAGGGACGGATCCTGCTGATGCCCTACGGCGAGATGCGGGGCATCCAGCCGGGAAGCCGGGTGGTGGCCACCCGCACCCAGAGCCTGTGCCAGGTCGGGGAGGAGCTCCTCGGCCGGGTCATCGACGGCACCGGAAACCCCATCGACGGAAAGGGACCGGCCCGCTGCCGCCGGAAGTACCCCTTGTACGGCCGCGACATCAACCCCATCGCCCGGGCCCGGATCCAAGATCCCCTGTCCACCGGGATCAAGGCGATCGACGGGCTCCTCACCCTGGGCAAGGGCCAGCGCATGGGCATCTTCGCCGGGAGCGGGGTGGGAAAGAGCGTCACGCTCGGCATCATCGCCCGCAACACCTCGGCCGACGTGAACGTGATCGCCCTGATCGGCGAGCGGGGCCGGGAGGTGCGGGAGTTCATCGAGCGGGACCTGGGGGAGGAGGGACTCCGCCGGTCGGTGGTGGTGGTGAGCACCTCGGAGAAGTCCCCCCTGGTCAAGGCCCGGGGGGCCCTGGTGGCCACCACGGTGGCCGAGTACTTCCGGGATCAGGGGATGGACGTGCTGCTGCTGATGGACTCGGTGACCCGGTTCGCCATGGCTCTGCGGGAGGTGGGGCTGGCCATCGGAGAGCCCCCCACCACCAAAGGATACACGCCCAGCGTGTTCGCGGCCCTGC
This is a stretch of genomic DNA from Deferrisoma camini S3R1. It encodes these proteins:
- the fliG gene encoding flagellar motor switch protein FliG, coding for MAQDVQEIPGLRKAAILLVALGEEASEALFPHLRDEEIQEITREVAVLEKASPEEAEAVIEEFHTLALARSYVLQGGVEFAKKILRKSLPPERCREILDRLVKYLDQGPGFQNLRKADPRLLSKIIQKEHPQTIAFILSHLDAAKAAHAISSLPSELQVEVARRMASLEEISPEVVKKVSEILDKKIASMAGSSIEVQGVKTVAEILNRMGRTESKNILDRMEQENPELAAHIRQLMFVFDDIQYLPDKAIQEILKRVDKNALVVALKGASPELREKFFRNMSSRAVETLKEEMSFLGPVRVSEVTEAQSTITEIVRQLEEEGVVVLAGGDEDEYI
- a CDS encoding FliH/SctL family protein, with translation MGEKSSPPIRPFRWADLEADSVGAEGPQAARGDGVRRFEPQAFEDRADEPRGSEGSADPRAPADGAAPPDPLARAREEAEQILLRAREEAGRIRAAAREEGIRQGREEARAEAAERAEALEALLRELAGWKPRLYEEARAQVLELVLELVRKMLGPLSEQCEGTVVHVVGRALQALADREQVTVRVHPTDLEAVVEAKPTLLEAVDGIRQLTVVEDPSVGRGGCRVQTPTAEIDARLDTQLEELVRVLRGA
- the fliI gene encoding flagellar protein export ATPase FliI, yielding MGLDFAAEIEAVREADLLRPYGKVLQVVGMVVEASGPAAPVGDICLVYPEQGGLERDRAIPCEVVGFREGRILLMPYGEMRGIQPGSRVVATRTQSLCQVGEELLGRVIDGTGNPIDGKGPARCRRKYPLYGRDINPIARARIQDPLSTGIKAIDGLLTLGKGQRMGIFAGSGVGKSVTLGIIARNTSADVNVIALIGERGREVREFIERDLGEEGLRRSVVVVSTSEKSPLVKARGALVATTVAEYFRDQGMDVLLLMDSVTRFAMALREVGLAIGEPPTTKGYTPSVFAALPRLMERAGMGEGGKGSITGLYTVLVEGDDMNDPVADTVRSILDGHVVLSRDLAARNHYPPIDVLTSASRLMMEVASPRHRRAAARMKSLLAAYREAEDLINIGAYREGSNPLVDEALEKREAMREFLTQGIEESWTLEQAVDRLAEMFPEVT